The Helianthus annuus cultivar XRQ/B chromosome 16, HanXRQr2.0-SUNRISE, whole genome shotgun sequence genome includes a window with the following:
- the LOC110918310 gene encoding enoyl-[acyl-carrier-protein] reductase [NADH], chloroplastic, translated as MTTNITNMHLAIAKASAFSSHQVSKSSIADFSSGAKGASCAKLRSSCHIASTKLSSQNVKFSDSRFERVITKAVSASSDTKPLPGLPVDLRGKRAFIAGIADDNGYGWAIAKSLAAAGAEILVGTWVPALNIFETSLRRGKFDESRVLPDGSLMEITKVYPLDAVYDTPEDVPEDVKTNKRYAGSSKWTVKEVAESVKEDFGSIDILVHSLANGPEVSKPLLETSRYGYLAAISASSYSYVSLLQHFAPIMNPGGASISLTYIASERIIPGYGGGMSSAKAGLESDTQVLAFEAGRKHGIRVNTISAGPLRSRAAKAIGFIDMMIDYSLENAPLQKELSAEEVGNAAAFLASPLASAITGAVLYVDNGLNAMGVGVDSPVFKDLNIPRDPKH; from the exons ATGACAACAAATATTACTAATATGCATCTTGCTATTGCAAAAGCCTCTGCCTTTTCTTCTCATCAAGTGTCAAAGTCAAGCATTGCAGATTTCAGTAGTGGTGCGAAAGGTGCATCATGTGCAAAGCTTAGAAGCTCATGTCACATTGCTTCTACAAAATTATCATCTCAAAATGTTAAATTTAGTGATTCGAGATTTGAAAGGGTGATCACAAAAGCTGTGTCGGCTTCCAGTGACACAAAGCCCCTTCCAGGGCTGCCTGTTGATTTAAGAG GGAAGAGGGCATTCATTGCGGGTATAGCTGATGATAATGGATATGGTTGGGCAATAGCCAAATCTCTAGCTGCTGCTGGTGCTGAGATTCTTGTTGGCACGTGGGTCCCG GCACTTAACATATTTGAGACTAGTCTTCGAAGGGGAAAGTTTGACGAATCACGTGT GTTGCCTGATGGTTCGTTGATGGAAATTACTAAAGTGTACCCCTTAGATGCCGTTTATGATACTCCTGAAGATGTTCCTGAGGAT GTGAAAACAAACAAGCGTTATGCGGGGTCCTCAAAGTGGACTGTTAAG GAAGTAGCCGAATCTGTGAAAGAGGATTTTGGAAGCATCGACATTCTTGTGCATTCATTAGCCAATGGACCCGAG GTTAGCAAACCTCTCTTAGAAACATCAAGGTATGGGTATCTTGCTGCCATATCAGCGTCAAGCTATTCTTATGTATCTTTGCTTCAGCATTTTGCCCCAATAATGAACCCAG GTGGTGCTTCAATTTCTCTGACCTACATTGCTTCTGAAAGGATCATACCAgg ATATGGTGGAGGTATGAGTTCAGCCAAGGCTGGTTTGGAGAGTGACACACAA GTTTTGGCATTTGAAGCTGGAAGAAAACATGGAATCAGAGTCAACACGATATCTGCAG GACCACTAAGAAGTCGTGCTGCCAAGGCGATCGGTTTTATTGATATGATGATTGATTACTCATTAGAGAATGCACCACTGCAAAAGGAATTATCAGCAG AGGAAGTGGGAAATGCTGCTGCTTTTCTGGCATCACCATTGGCTTCAGCCATCACCGGGGCGGTGTTGTATGTAGACAACGGGCTGAATGCAATGGGAGTTGGAGTCGACAGCCCTGTATTTAAGGATCTTAACATCCCAAGAGACCCCAAACATTAA
- the LOC110920114 gene encoding F-box protein At5g07610, with protein sequence MVNTRRSKISRKTQNQNTPKTCLSVVEDSDQKPTESGALIGSNDDLLTEILIRLPVTSILGFKSVSKHWRLLLSQKHFTQRYDKLSKSPGFFASNKYVPFDVENPNTPPFRSLDPYFDRSGFDILQSCNGLLLCSPDLGPKGHIAAPKYYVFNPTTKQLATIPPLLGGLKVHKTIRFMGLAYHQTDCPHYKLVCIRFLECFGEFLELFQLQTYSSDTGKWKISVESFHAIKPAFFYQGVYWNGAVFWGPYYQNYLYFKLDVEQLQTLPLPVGLPSSQIIAMYFGESRGHLHLIVRNKYQDYSLHWNVYEMLSDHSGWFVKYQLQLDELPGAFPEVVSGYGYCDLHVIDVVRGEEEENTFLVLRTPEKFITYNVHDKSYKQIFSFSTYSYMDPSIFHRYTETLSSF encoded by the coding sequence ATGGTGAACACCAGAAGAAGCAAAATCAGCAGGAAAACCCAAAACCAAAACACCCCTAAAACCTGTCTTTCAGTGGTGGAGGATTCCGATCAGAAACCGACTGAATCTGGAGCATTGATTGGGTCCAACGATGACCTTTTAACCGAGATTCTTATCCGCCTCCCTGTTACCTCCATCCTCGGCTTCAAATCTGTTTCCAAACACTGGCGTTTGCTTTTGAGTCAGAAACATTTCACCCAAAGGTATGACAAGCTTTCAAAATCCCCTGGTTTTTTTGCCAGCAATAAATATGTTCCCTTTGATGTTGAAAATCCAAACACTCCTCCTTTTCGTAGTCTTGATCCCTACTTTGATCGTTCGGGTTTTGATATCTTGCAATCTTGTAATGGGTTACTACTTTGCTCTCCTGATCTAGGGCCCAAAGGCCACATAGCTGCTCCTAAGTATTACGTATTTAATCCCACCACCAAGCAATTGGCAACAATCCCACCGCTTCTCGGAGGTTTGAAAGTCCATAAAACAATCCGTTTTATGGGTCTGGCCTATCATCAAACAGATTGTCCTCACTACAAGCTTGTTTGTATTCGttttttagagtgttttggggaGTTTCTTGAGCTGTTTCAGCTTCAAACCTACTCCTCTGATACGGGGAAATGGAAGATTTCTGTCGAATCTTTCCATGCGATTAAACCCGCCTTCTTTTACCAGGGGGTTTATTGGAATGGGGCTGTTTTTTGGGGACCTTATTATCAAAATTACTTGTACTTTAAGTTAGATGTTGAGCAGCTGCAAACGTTACCTTTGCCCGTAGGGTTGCCGTCTTCTCAAATAATTGCAATGTACTTTGGAGAATCTAGAGGTCATCTACATTTAATAGTACGCAACAAGTACCAAGACTATAGTTTACACTGGAATGTGTATGAGATGTTGAGCGATCATTCGGGTTGGTTTGTCAAGTATCAACTACAGCTTGATGAACTTCCGGGTGCTTTCCCAGAGGTGGTATCTGGGTACGGTTATTGTGATCTCCACGTCATCGATGTGGTTAgaggtgaagaagaagaaaacaCGTTCCTGGTGCTGAGAACTCCCGAAAAGTTTATAACGTATAATGTTCATGACAAGAGTTACAAACAAATATTTAGTTTCAGCACCTACTCCTATATGGACCCTTCAATATTTCATCGTTACACTGAAACCCTGTCTTCTTTCTAA
- the LOC110920115 gene encoding uncharacterized protein LOC110920115 encodes MVEQFLISHNLFGYVDGTIPCPSSKVTTGTTTTDNPSSAPWISNDAHVRMLIISTVSEESFQHVQGQTSRQVWLSLERAYAPVSSSHEFTLKSQVLRITMKGDEKLAEYLSREYATALANIGEPMKDKDLAMLTISGLREEYNGLKANLLARSPPINFDELHGLLCDHDYMITKFLPTQATSPQAFVATATPQPPQPNLQAI; translated from the coding sequence ATGGTTGAACAGTTTCTGATCTCTCATAACCTTTTTGGTTATGTGGACGGGACGATTCCATGTCCGTCATCCAAGGTTACTACAGGAACCACTACCACCGACAATCCCAGCTCTGCTCCGTGGATCTCCAACGATGCTCATGTGCGTATGCTAATCATCTCTACTGTGTCTGAAGAATCATTTCAGCACGTTCAGGGACAGACCTCTCGTCAGGTATGGCTGTCTCTCGAACGTGCCTATGCACCAGTCTCCTCCTCACATGAATTCACACTTAAAAGCCAGGTTCTTCGAATCACCATGAAGGGTGATGAGAAACTTGCAGAGTACCTAAGTCGTGAATATGCAACCGCTCTAGCGAACATAGGTGAACCAATGAAGGATAAGGATCTAGCCATGCTTACTATCAGTGGTCTTCGTGAAGAATATAACGGTCTCAAGGCGAATCTTTTAGCCCGCTCTCCACCAATTAACTTTGATGAGCTTCATGGCCTTCTTTGCGACCATGATTACATGATTACCAAGTTTTTACCAACCCAAGCAACCAGCCCGCAGGCCTTTGTGGCTACGGCCACACCACAACCGCCACAGCCGAACTTGCAGGCCATTTAG